One window from the genome of Fastidiosipila sp. encodes:
- the ygfK gene encoding putative selenate reductase subunit YgfK: MSDIMRPISFANLIEWSLSEYKKQGRVFGLDKSKFYENRSGNRFVTPFGDRIASAIGPAAGPHSQLAQNIIVSYLAGARFIELKTVQKMDGEEIRQAVAKPCINAEDECYNCEWSTELTVEQAFDEYVKAWIAIKVLALEFGLSDGNDFAFNMSVGYDLEGIKLPKMDAFIEGLKDASQIPLFRESIGYLKDHPGLFERVVEKDLDAISPHICRQATLSTLHGCPPDEIERIAHYLLTEKKVHTFVKCNPTMLGYEFVRRTLDDLGYDYIAFPDKHFLADLQYPDAVGIFTRMLAVAEEEKLAFGVKLSNTCPVDVARGEVPSEEMYMSGRALMPLTINLALKLSRAFEGRLPVSFAGGADAFNLQDLLEVGIGPVTVATTLLKPGGYMRLGQMARQTENLLGPGGRIDLFKLEKLAAKMVADPRMQKRWREKVASRKTASELPLYDCYKAPCKDGGCPIGQQIPEYNTLVARGEYDQAMQVIAIDNACPTITGVLCAQPCREKCTRLDYDVSLHMREIKLEAADEAQDAYIEKMTVNPLRTGSKACVIGAGPGGMAAAYYLRRNGIETHVYEKRAASHGIVRYAIPSFRISEEEIDRDFRLVEATGVTFHFGASPDFDLHQLKKSYDYVIVATGAWAEGRPPVKEGGELVLDALDFLTAVKEKGPRSLGRRIAVIGAGDVAMDTARLAKRMPGDPEVIIVYRRTEMSAPASQDEFDEAMKEGVGWLELLAPVSYDGKNLVCERQKLGAFDESGRRSSIGTGEFETLEFDTVIGATGARVDKGLFEKLGVATDRDGNPRLSEYMESSIDGVYLAGDCRRGPSTVVAAMGDAKKAALHILAREGLDHDFIHVPVPVDEAVILERRGELASARLPSEEGLRCLICDQVCRICTEVCPNRANVAIPVAGFVNAEQIVHIDGMCNECGNCATFCPHAGKPYKDKLTVFWNGADFADSDNTGFLQLEQGLYRIRDDRGRVYDVGQDELAAKAGDRMAAVVTAVANKFPWLLKNEQDCRQP; encoded by the coding sequence ATGAGCGACATAATGAGACCCATCAGTTTTGCCAATCTAATCGAGTGGAGCCTCAGCGAATACAAAAAACAGGGAAGGGTTTTCGGACTTGACAAGAGCAAGTTCTATGAAAACCGGTCGGGGAACCGTTTTGTCACCCCCTTTGGTGACCGGATCGCGTCCGCGATCGGGCCGGCCGCAGGCCCCCATTCACAGCTGGCCCAAAATATCATTGTTTCCTACTTGGCAGGCGCGCGCTTCATTGAATTGAAAACGGTTCAAAAAATGGACGGTGAAGAGATCCGTCAAGCGGTGGCCAAGCCCTGCATCAATGCAGAGGACGAGTGCTACAACTGCGAATGGTCAACGGAACTGACCGTTGAGCAGGCCTTTGACGAATACGTCAAGGCCTGGATTGCCATCAAGGTGCTGGCACTTGAATTCGGCCTGTCCGACGGTAATGATTTTGCTTTCAACATGAGTGTGGGCTACGACCTGGAGGGCATCAAACTTCCAAAAATGGATGCTTTTATCGAGGGCTTGAAAGACGCCTCACAGATTCCTCTTTTCCGGGAATCCATCGGCTACCTGAAAGACCACCCGGGTCTGTTTGAGAGAGTGGTTGAAAAAGATCTCGATGCAATTTCCCCGCATATCTGCCGCCAGGCAACCCTGTCAACCCTCCACGGCTGTCCGCCGGATGAGATTGAACGGATTGCCCATTACCTGCTGACCGAAAAAAAGGTTCACACCTTTGTCAAGTGCAATCCCACCATGCTGGGTTATGAATTTGTGCGCCGGACCTTGGATGACCTCGGCTACGACTATATTGCCTTTCCAGATAAACACTTCCTGGCCGATCTGCAGTATCCCGACGCGGTGGGGATTTTCACCCGCATGCTGGCTGTGGCTGAAGAAGAAAAGCTGGCTTTCGGCGTCAAGCTCTCCAATACCTGCCCGGTCGATGTGGCGCGCGGCGAGGTGCCGTCTGAGGAAATGTATATGTCGGGCCGGGCCCTCATGCCTTTGACCATCAATCTGGCCCTCAAACTGTCGCGCGCCTTTGAAGGCAGACTGCCGGTCTCCTTCGCGGGCGGCGCCGATGCCTTCAATCTGCAGGACCTGCTGGAGGTGGGGATCGGCCCCGTCACCGTCGCGACGACACTCCTAAAACCAGGCGGTTACATGCGCTTGGGCCAGATGGCCCGTCAAACGGAAAATCTGCTGGGCCCGGGCGGCAGGATTGACCTGTTCAAGCTGGAGAAACTGGCGGCGAAAATGGTGGCCGACCCCCGCATGCAAAAACGCTGGCGGGAAAAAGTTGCCTCCAGAAAAACGGCATCTGAACTGCCGCTCTATGATTGCTACAAGGCGCCCTGCAAGGACGGCGGCTGCCCGATCGGACAGCAGATTCCCGAGTACAATACCCTGGTTGCCAGGGGCGAATACGATCAGGCCATGCAGGTTATCGCCATTGACAATGCCTGCCCGACCATTACGGGAGTTCTGTGTGCCCAGCCCTGCAGGGAAAAATGTACCCGGCTGGATTACGATGTCTCCCTTCACATGAGAGAAATCAAACTGGAGGCGGCGGATGAGGCCCAGGACGCTTACATCGAAAAAATGACCGTCAACCCTTTGAGAACCGGCAGTAAAGCCTGTGTGATCGGGGCGGGTCCCGGCGGCATGGCCGCAGCTTATTATCTGAGGCGAAACGGAATCGAAACCCATGTCTACGAAAAGCGGGCCGCCTCCCACGGTATTGTCCGCTATGCCATTCCCTCCTTCCGGATCAGCGAAGAGGAAATTGACCGCGACTTCCGTCTGGTTGAAGCAACGGGCGTCACTTTCCATTTCGGCGCCAGCCCGGATTTCGATCTGCATCAACTGAAAAAAAGCTATGACTATGTCATTGTCGCGACTGGGGCCTGGGCCGAAGGCCGTCCGCCCGTCAAAGAAGGCGGAGAGCTGGTGCTGGATGCCCTGGACTTTTTGACCGCTGTCAAGGAAAAAGGGCCCCGCAGCCTGGGCAGACGGATTGCAGTCATCGGGGCGGGCGATGTCGCCATGGATACGGCACGGCTCGCCAAACGGATGCCGGGGGATCCGGAGGTGATCATCGTCTACCGCCGGACGGAAATGTCCGCGCCCGCCAGTCAAGACGAATTCGATGAGGCCATGAAAGAGGGCGTCGGCTGGCTGGAACTCCTGGCTCCAGTCAGCTATGACGGGAAAAATCTGGTCTGTGAAAGACAAAAATTGGGTGCCTTCGACGAATCGGGCCGCCGTTCCTCGATCGGCACAGGTGAATTTGAAACCCTGGAGTTTGATACGGTGATCGGGGCTACCGGCGCCCGCGTCGACAAGGGTCTTTTTGAAAAATTGGGCGTGGCCACGGACCGTGACGGCAACCCCCGGTTGTCGGAATACATGGAATCCTCCATCGATGGCGTCTACCTGGCCGGTGACTGCCGCCGGGGACCCTCGACCGTTGTGGCTGCGATGGGAGACGCCAAAAAAGCGGCTCTCCACATTCTGGCCAGGGAAGGTCTGGATCACGACTTCATCCATGTCCCGGTTCCTGTTGACGAGGCAGTCATTCTCGAGCGCCGCGGGGAACTTGCGTCGGCACGATTGCCTTCCGAAGAAGGCCTCCGCTGCCTGATCTGCGACCAGGTCTGCCGTATCTGTACGGAAGTTTGCCCCAACCGGGCCAATGTGGCCATACCGGTTGCCGGTTTTGTCAACGCGGAACAGATCGTCCATATTGACGGCATGTGCAACGAATGCGGCAATTGCGCCACCTTCTGCCCCCATGCCGGCAAACCTTACAAGGATAAGTTAACAGTTTTCTGGAACGGGGCGGATTTTGCCGATTCAGACAATACGGGCTTCCTGCAGCTTGAACAAGGCCTGTATCGGATCCGTGACGACCGGGGCCGTGTTTATGATGTGGGGCAGGATGAACTGGCGGCCAAGGCAGGTGACCGGATGGCAGCGGTTGTAACGGCTGTTGCCAACAAATTTCCCTGGTTATTGAAGAATGAACAGGATTGCAGGCAGCCCTGA
- the ssnA gene encoding putative aminohydrolase SsnA, whose product MIIGNGRLVTNDPDHPYFEKGAVRVAGELIDAVGNFDDLKEQYPDDEVLDAEGRVIMPGMINAHTHIYSSYARGMGVSKPTRNFPEILKNLWWALDRSLTMEDNELSAYTTYIDSIRNGVTTLFDHHASPHAVEGSLFTLAEAAKTIGIRGSFSMELSDRDGVKVAEQEIKENVDFIKAMNTDEQDMVKGMFGMHASFTISDKTMEKVRTAMEGIDAGYHIHVGEGREDQYDSLKKYDMRVTERLLGWGLLGPRSIAVHAVNVNGRELDILAETDTTVVHNPMSNMGNAVGATPVLGMLRRGIRLGLGTDAYTHDMFESIKVSKILQSHRLSDPTVGFAQALKLQYEGNPAIAALHFRRPLGVLKEGAYADLITLDYYPFTPFGADNWKGHLLFGGYGRMTRDVMINGRIVMRNREILTVDEEKIFAHAAERAAAIWPKL is encoded by the coding sequence ATGATTATCGGTAATGGAAGACTGGTGACCAATGACCCGGATCACCCCTATTTTGAAAAAGGCGCCGTGCGTGTAGCCGGTGAGCTTATCGACGCGGTCGGCAACTTTGACGACCTGAAAGAACAATACCCCGATGACGAGGTGCTGGACGCGGAGGGACGCGTCATTATGCCGGGCATGATCAACGCCCACACACACATTTACAGTTCCTACGCCCGGGGAATGGGCGTGTCCAAGCCGACACGGAACTTTCCTGAGATTCTGAAAAACCTCTGGTGGGCGCTGGACCGCAGCCTGACCATGGAAGACAATGAACTGTCTGCCTATACGACCTACATTGACAGTATTCGCAACGGTGTGACGACCCTCTTTGATCATCACGCCAGCCCCCATGCCGTGGAGGGTTCACTTTTCACCTTGGCTGAAGCGGCAAAGACCATTGGCATCCGCGGCTCTTTTTCCATGGAACTTTCCGACCGCGACGGCGTCAAAGTAGCCGAACAGGAAATCAAGGAAAATGTCGATTTCATCAAAGCCATGAACACGGACGAACAGGATATGGTCAAAGGCATGTTCGGCATGCATGCCTCCTTCACGATTTCAGACAAGACCATGGAAAAGGTCAGGACCGCCATGGAAGGCATTGATGCAGGATACCACATCCATGTCGGTGAGGGCCGGGAGGACCAGTATGACAGCCTGAAGAAGTACGATATGCGAGTGACGGAGCGGCTGTTGGGCTGGGGTCTGCTGGGCCCCAGGTCAATCGCGGTTCACGCCGTTAATGTCAACGGACGTGAACTCGATATCCTGGCGGAAACAGATACGACGGTTGTCCACAATCCCATGTCCAACATGGGCAATGCGGTCGGGGCCACTCCGGTTCTCGGCATGCTGCGCCGCGGGATCCGCCTGGGTTTGGGCACAGATGCCTACACCCACGATATGTTTGAGTCCATCAAGGTCTCAAAGATCCTGCAGTCGCACCGTCTGTCCGATCCGACGGTCGGTTTTGCCCAGGCCCTGAAACTGCAATATGAAGGCAACCCGGCCATCGCTGCCCTCCACTTCAGGCGGCCACTCGGTGTTTTAAAGGAAGGGGCTTATGCCGATCTGATTACACTCGACTATTATCCCTTCACACCTTTCGGCGCTGACAACTGGAAAGGCCACCTGCTCTTTGGCGGCTACGGCCGTATGACCCGCGACGTGATGATCAACGGCAGGATTGTCATGAGAAACCGCGAAATCCTGACGGTCGACGAAGAGAAGATCTTCGCCCATGCGGCAGAACGGGCCGCGGCTATCTGGCCCAAGCTGTAG
- the hydA gene encoding dihydropyrimidinase has translation MEESVLLKDGFIVLPDETLRGSIRIKGESIEAIGDLTPEDQEEVLDCRGLYLLPGGIETHTHLQLESMGTVTADDFASGTRAALAGGTTTVIDFATQFHGETMAEGLRCWHQKADGKCAIDYGFHMALTEWNQGLKEEMESVVEGGVTSFKMYMAYKNNMMVQEDQIYDALEEAQRLGATIGFHCENGLLIDVLVRRERELGHLSPYYHQITRPPELEEEAIVRLEAVNHLLHANHHIVHLSTARGLGAVRRSRDRGIHVIVETCPQYLLLDSSRYGGPSNDDFEAAKFVMSPPLRERRDQEALWSGLASGEIQFVGTDHCSFNFKGQKEMGRGDFSKIPNGAPGIELRYHLLYSFGVARGRMDINRFSEITSTNAAKYFGLYPRKGILQPGSHADIVVFDPEPEWTVRSEDLHENCDYTPYENFPLKGRVRDVFLRGCRKVVSGKIVREEADGRYLRRQLPDMDIH, from the coding sequence ATGGAAGAATCTGTATTGCTCAAGGACGGCTTTATTGTCCTTCCCGACGAGACCCTGCGGGGCAGTATCCGGATCAAAGGCGAATCCATTGAGGCAATCGGTGACTTGACCCCGGAAGATCAGGAAGAGGTCCTCGACTGCCGCGGTCTTTATCTGCTGCCGGGCGGCATCGAGACCCATACACACCTCCAGCTGGAATCCATGGGTACCGTGACCGCTGATGATTTTGCCAGCGGCACCCGGGCAGCCCTGGCCGGGGGAACGACCACAGTCATTGATTTTGCCACCCAGTTTCACGGCGAAACCATGGCAGAGGGCTTAAGGTGCTGGCACCAGAAGGCGGACGGCAAGTGTGCCATCGACTACGGCTTTCATATGGCCCTGACCGAATGGAACCAGGGCCTGAAAGAAGAAATGGAATCGGTCGTCGAGGGGGGTGTCACTTCCTTCAAGATGTATATGGCCTACAAAAACAACATGATGGTCCAGGAAGACCAGATTTATGATGCCCTGGAGGAGGCGCAGCGGTTGGGGGCCACCATCGGTTTTCATTGTGAAAACGGACTGCTGATCGATGTGCTGGTCCGCCGTGAACGTGAACTGGGGCACCTGTCGCCTTATTACCATCAAATCACCCGGCCGCCTGAACTGGAGGAGGAAGCCATTGTCCGGCTGGAGGCAGTCAATCATCTCCTCCATGCCAATCACCACATCGTCCATCTTTCAACCGCCAGGGGCCTCGGCGCCGTCCGGCGGTCCAGGGACCGCGGCATTCATGTTATTGTCGAGACCTGTCCGCAGTACCTGCTTCTGGATTCTTCCCGCTACGGCGGCCCGTCCAATGATGACTTTGAGGCGGCCAAGTTTGTCATGAGCCCGCCGCTGCGTGAGCGCCGGGACCAGGAGGCCCTCTGGAGCGGGTTGGCCTCCGGTGAAATTCAGTTCGTCGGCACCGATCACTGCTCCTTCAACTTCAAAGGCCAAAAAGAGATGGGCAGGGGCGATTTCTCGAAAATTCCCAATGGCGCGCCGGGTATTGAGCTGCGCTATCATCTGCTCTACAGTTTTGGCGTCGCCCGCGGCCGGATGGACATCAACCGTTTTTCCGAGATCACTTCAACCAACGCGGCCAAATATTTCGGTCTGTACCCGCGCAAGGGCATTCTGCAGCCGGGCAGTCATGCCGATATTGTCGTCTTCGACCCCGAGCCGGAATGGACGGTCAGGTCGGAGGATCTTCACGAAAACTGCGACTACACCCCCTACGAAAACTTCCCGCTCAAGGGCAGGGTGCGGGACGTATTCCTGCGGGGCTGCCGCAAAGTTGTTTCTGGTAAGATTGTGAGGGAGGAAGCGGATGGCCGGTACCTCAGAAGGCAGCTGCCCGACATGGACATCCACTGA
- the xdh gene encoding selenium-dependent xanthine dehydrogenase: MPWTLTVNRQNYSLSQDKRLIDFLRDDLGLTSVKDGCSEGTCGTCSVIADGKLVKSCIMNVSRFDGSGITTVEGLSPREKEVYVHAFAECGAVQCGFCTPGMVLAAKVLLDNNLNPSRDEIKKAITGNLCRCTGYKKIIDAIGMAAEFFREDKAVPAADTEIRVGDRSQRIDVMEKVLGTGRFPDDYRFDDMVYGRALRTPYPRARVNRIDISKALEHPDCITVLTAADVPNNTIGHIVRDWDVMIPEGGVTRYIGDSVALVATGKRESLQEVLDLIEVDYTELEPILDPFEAMKEDAPKIHEKGNILSSERLIRGDAHKAVAEAAHVVTETYRVSWQEHAFLEPECAIGWPSEDGGVHLITASQSIYDEQREVSEMLMIEPERVHIQSGLVGGAFGGREDMSVQHHAALLAWKTGRRVNVRLSRYESTIVHTKRHPMTMKMTTSCDEKGRITALIAEIVADTGAYASLGGPVTQRACTHAAGPYNFQNIDISGKAVYTNNVVSGAFRGFGVTQSCYAMECNLNLLAEKCGMDPWEFRYLNVVRPGDVLPNGQIVDPSCGIAECLEAVKEAYQSSPYAGIACSFKNSGLGVGVPDFGRCTLSVEKGKVHIRTSAACSGQGVAQVVTAVVCQTLGCDVTDTVFELPNTDRTPDAGTSTASRQTLFTGEATRQAAQDLKRALDAVGGDLSKMEGMEFFGEFGPPTDPLGSPKEHPISHIGYSYGCEVAIPDEKGEIQKMVGAYDVGTPVNITAVEGQIEGGCVMGLGYALTEDFVNPGGIPKFKLGTYGLFRANRIPEIETYVVKGPGYVDVAYGARGIGELACIPIAPSVAHAYFRLDGRMRTSLPMEDTFYRKKKA, translated from the coding sequence ATGCCTTGGACTTTAACCGTCAACCGGCAAAATTACAGCCTTTCACAAGACAAGCGGCTGATCGATTTCCTGCGGGACGACCTGGGCCTGACGTCTGTCAAGGATGGTTGCAGTGAAGGCACCTGCGGCACCTGTTCGGTCATCGCGGATGGAAAACTTGTCAAATCCTGCATCATGAATGTGTCGCGCTTTGATGGATCCGGCATTACCACAGTCGAAGGATTGTCTCCCCGTGAAAAAGAAGTTTACGTTCACGCCTTTGCCGAGTGCGGTGCGGTCCAGTGCGGTTTTTGCACACCCGGCATGGTCCTGGCTGCCAAGGTTCTCCTCGATAACAACCTCAACCCCAGCCGGGATGAGATTAAAAAGGCCATCACAGGCAATCTCTGCCGCTGCACCGGCTATAAAAAAATCATCGATGCCATTGGGATGGCGGCTGAGTTTTTCCGGGAGGACAAAGCGGTTCCCGCCGCCGATACTGAGATCCGGGTCGGCGACCGGTCCCAGCGCATTGATGTCATGGAGAAAGTTCTGGGGACCGGCAGGTTTCCTGATGATTACCGATTTGACGATATGGTCTACGGACGGGCACTGCGCACACCTTACCCGCGTGCCCGCGTCAACCGGATCGATATTTCGAAGGCATTGGAGCACCCTGACTGCATCACTGTTCTGACCGCGGCCGACGTGCCCAACAACACCATCGGTCACATCGTCCGGGATTGGGATGTCATGATTCCGGAAGGGGGAGTGACGCGCTATATCGGTGACTCGGTTGCCCTGGTCGCCACAGGTAAACGCGAAAGCCTCCAGGAGGTCCTCGATCTGATTGAAGTTGATTACACCGAGCTGGAACCAATTCTGGATCCCTTTGAGGCCATGAAGGAGGATGCCCCGAAAATCCACGAAAAAGGCAACATCCTGTCAAGCGAACGGCTGATTCGCGGAGATGCCCACAAGGCCGTTGCCGAGGCGGCGCATGTGGTGACGGAGACCTACCGTGTTTCCTGGCAGGAACATGCCTTCCTGGAGCCGGAATGCGCCATCGGATGGCCTTCCGAAGACGGCGGAGTCCATCTGATTACCGCCTCCCAATCGATCTATGATGAGCAGCGTGAAGTGTCGGAGATGCTGATGATCGAACCGGAGCGCGTGCATATTCAGTCAGGCCTGGTCGGCGGCGCTTTTGGAGGCCGCGAGGACATGAGCGTGCAGCACCATGCCGCCCTGCTGGCCTGGAAAACGGGACGCCGTGTCAATGTGAGGCTGTCACGCTATGAGAGCACCATCGTCCACACGAAGCGGCACCCCATGACCATGAAGATGACTACCTCCTGTGATGAAAAAGGACGGATCACGGCCCTGATCGCAGAGATTGTCGCCGATACCGGAGCCTATGCCTCACTGGGAGGCCCCGTCACCCAGCGGGCCTGCACCCACGCAGCCGGACCCTACAATTTCCAGAATATCGATATTTCGGGCAAGGCCGTCTACACCAACAATGTTGTATCAGGCGCCTTCCGGGGTTTTGGCGTCACCCAAAGCTGCTACGCCATGGAATGCAACCTGAATCTGCTGGCGGAAAAGTGCGGCATGGATCCCTGGGAATTCCGCTATCTCAATGTGGTCAGGCCGGGAGATGTGCTGCCCAACGGCCAGATTGTGGATCCAAGCTGCGGTATTGCTGAATGCCTGGAAGCGGTCAAGGAAGCCTATCAATCCAGCCCCTATGCGGGCATCGCCTGCAGCTTTAAGAACAGCGGCCTGGGTGTCGGGGTTCCTGACTTCGGTCGCTGCACGCTGTCAGTTGAAAAGGGGAAGGTCCATATCCGCACCTCTGCTGCCTGCTCGGGGCAGGGAGTCGCCCAGGTGGTGACCGCCGTCGTCTGTCAGACACTGGGCTGCGACGTGACCGACACAGTTTTCGAACTGCCCAACACGGACCGTACCCCGGACGCCGGAACCAGCACGGCCTCCCGCCAGACTCTTTTTACCGGGGAAGCAACCCGGCAGGCGGCCCAGGACTTGAAAAGAGCGCTTGACGCGGTCGGGGGCGATCTGTCCAAGATGGAAGGCATGGAATTCTTCGGTGAGTTCGGCCCTCCCACGGATCCGCTGGGCTCACCCAAGGAGCACCCGATCAGCCACATTGGCTACAGCTACGGCTGCGAAGTGGCCATACCGGATGAAAAAGGTGAAATTCAGAAGATGGTAGGAGCCTACGATGTCGGAACACCGGTCAATATCACCGCCGTGGAGGGACAGATCGAAGGCGGCTGTGTCATGGGACTGGGATATGCCCTGACCGAGGATTTCGTCAACCCGGGCGGTATTCCCAAGTTCAAGCTGGGCACCTACGGTCTTTTCCGGGCCAACCGGATTCCTGAAATCGAGACGTATGTGGTCAAGGGACCGGGATACGTTGATGTCGCCTACGGTGCCCGCGGAATCGGTGAGCTGGCCTGCATCCCCATCGCACCGTCAGTCGCCCATGCCTATTTCAGGCTGGACGGCCGGATGAGGACCAGTCTTCCCATGGAGGATACCTTCTACCGGAAGAAGAAGGCATGA